The genomic interval ACATAATGTTACAAGtccattatatattaatataaaaaaaggtaaaagaaagagaagtttaATAGTGGAATAGAGCTTACATTTAGTGCCAAGTAAGGTAAATGACATCAGCAAATGTGAGGAAGTAGCACTACATATGGATTTTCAGGAAACAATAAACAGATGCATTGGGTGCAAACACTTTGGCTTATGTTGAAGATTCTTGGAAGATGAGGCTGGACCAGTAGATCAGAGGCAGATCTTGAAAACTCTTGAGTGTCATGCTCCAAAATAAGTGAACAGTGCAATTTACTTGTTGAACCCATGTAACCTGAACAGTATGAATGAGAGGGGCATAGAAAATATCATTCAATACATAAGTTTGGTTGTGTGTCTAATTAGGAACAGACTCCATGTCAAGCACTATCAGAGAGTCACCATTTTGAATGGCTTCAAGATTGGAAGAGATCAAGGCTTGCCTGCATTTATGGAACATCATGGCCATATGGGGTTGTCAAGGGTAATGctggttattgttattatttgagTCAATGCCAACTCCCATTTGCTCTGAGTCTTGTTGTACCCGGTGCCTCAGGCTGCCTCTAGGCCCCAGCACCTTACCTTGAAAACCTTTTTCAATGTAGGGCTGCTCAGCATCAGTGAAGTGGAATGAATAGAGACTGTAGCATAGATGGCGGATTCCAGGGCCCAGAACCAGGCTCTCCTCTTCAATTTGGAAGATATAAAGGAGACGAGTATGGTTAGAAAGTAAGATGTGAAGAAGATGAGGAAGAAGGCTAGATACCTCAGGGCAGTGGAGTAAGTTTTCAGGCTGGAGTTGCAGTGGCCTGTCCTGTGATGTTGCATCTGCCCCAAGTGTTGGCACAATGAGGCTATGAGAAAGACGGTGGAGGCCAGGAACAGGAGGAAAGGAATAAACAACAGAACCAGATGCTGAGCTACGAAAAAACTATGCACAAATGTATGAAGTCTCTCAGTCTCCGTGTCATTTCTAGAGAAATGCATCTTGGAGACTAACTGACCCTCCAGGTATTGCCTAATTGCTGAAGGGATCACTGTCATACAGGAAATCAGCAGAGAGCCCAGCAACAGCCGAGAAACCAACCTCAAAATTCTCCACCTCAGCCACAGGAAGATGGGGTGGGTGAAGGAAGAGACTTTGACGCAGTAGATGACAGCATGCAAGCTGGTTAACCAGAACGTAAGAGTATTAGTGAATTCCCAGGTGATTGACACGTGCCAAAGTAAAATGTTAGGGTAGAAATAGGAGAAACAATTGAACAGCACTGATGACCACTGTAGAAAGAAGCGGCAGAAGCCCAGGCTGATGAGAATCATGTCCACAGGTGACAGCCTTTTGACCTGCAGCCATTCTCTGCTCAGCACTGCAACAATTAAGCTACTCTGCACAATTATGGTTGTGGACTCAAGGAAATAGATGATCATGAAGAAGTCAGAGAGTTGGCTGGGTATCATCATCCTTCTACTCCAAA from Saccopteryx leptura isolate mSacLep1 chromosome 2, mSacLep1_pri_phased_curated, whole genome shotgun sequence carries:
- the TAS2R16 gene encoding taste receptor type 2 member 16; the encoded protein is MIPSQLSDFFMIIYFLESTTIIVQSSLIVAVLSREWLQVKRLSPVDMILISLGFCRFFLQWSSVLFNCFSYFYPNILLWHVSITWEFTNTLTFWLTSLHAVIYCVKVSSFTHPIFLWLRWRILRLVSRLLLGSLLISCMTVIPSAIRQYLEGQLVSKMHFSRNDTETERLHTFVHSFFVAQHLVLLFIPFLLFLASTVFLIASLCQHLGQMQHHRTGHCNSSLKTYSTALRYLAFFLIFFTSYFLTILVSFISSKLKRRAWFWALESAIYATVSIHSTSLMLSSPTLKKVFKVRCWGLEAA